Proteins encoded together in one Erinaceus europaeus chromosome 11, mEriEur2.1, whole genome shotgun sequence window:
- the S100A10 gene encoding protein S100-A10, translating to MPSQMEHAMETLMFTFHKFAGDKGYLTKEDLRVLMEKEFPGFLENQKDPLAVDKIMKDLDQCRDGRVGFQSFFSLIAGLTIACNDYFVVHMKQKGKK from the exons ATGCCGTCTCAGATGGAGCATGCCATGGAAACTTTGATGTTCACCTTTCACAAGTTTGCTGGGGACAAGGGCTACTTGACGAAGGAGGACCTGCGAGTGCTCATGGAAAAGGAATTCCCAGGCTTTTTGGAA aatCAAAAAGACCCTCTGGCTGTAGACAAAATCATGAAGGACCTGGACCAGTGCCGAGACGGCCGTGTGGGCTTCCAGAGCTTCTTCTCACTGATCGCGGGGCTCACCATTGCCTGCAATGACTACTTCGTGGTGCACATGAAGCAGAAGGGCAAGAAGTAG